The genomic interval GTGAGCGCCTCGCGGGTCTCCTCGGTCAGCTCCATGCCGCTGACCTTGTACGTCACCTGGGTGTACGCCGTACTGCCGTCGCGGCTGACGGCCTTGCCCCGGTACGGATCGACAACCGAGGCAACCTGGTCGGACGAGTCGCCGAGCTCGGCGACAACCTTCTTGACCTCGGCCTTGTGCGCGGCGTCGGTCATCTTCTGGCCGTCGGGGGCCTTGAAGACCACCCGGGCGGTGGCCCCGTCCGCGCTGCCGCCGGGGAAGCGTTCTTCGAGCAGGTCGAAGGCCTTCTGGGCCTCCGTACCCGGTATGGAGAAGGAACTTGAGGTCGCGGTGGACGCGGAGGCGGCGCCGAAACCGGCGAGCGCCAGCAGCACCACCCAGGCGAGGGCGACGAAGGCACGGCGGCGGAAGGCGAACCGGCCCATTTTGTAGAGGAACGTGGCCACGAGGGCGTACTCCCGGTCAGGTCGTTGGATACGAACAGGGCGTGGGAAATCAGCCCGACGACGAGAGCGGTGCGCGTCAGGTGGAGCGTTTGGGGAGAGTTACGGACGCCGGTGGCGGGGAGAACCACCGATGGGGATCAGGCACCCGGCAAAGTCAGGCGCCCAAAGCCGGCAAGACCACGGCGTCGAGATAGTCGGCGAGAAAGGCACGGTCGGGCGACCGGTCCTCGATCAGCTGCTGGGCGACGAAGGCGCCGACCAGCATGTGCGGGACGTACCGCAGGGCGGGCGTCGAAGCGGGAATCTCACCCCGGTCCACGGCACGCCGCAGCATGACGTCGAGCCCGGTGAGCTCGGGCGCGATCAGCAGCTCCCGCAGCGCCTCATGGAGATCGGGATTTCCGTGAACGGCCTGGGCGAGACCACGCATCAGCGCGGAGTCCCTCTCCAGCTGGCAGTCGTCGGTCCGCTCCACCAGGGCGTGGAAGTCGCCGCGCAGCGTGCCGGTGTCGATATCGGCAACGCTGACCGGCTTGTTGTGGCGCAGTGCCCTGGCGACCAGCTCCGGCTTGCTCCCCCACTGGCGGTAGAGGGTGGCCTTGCTGGACCGGGTGCGGGTGGACACGGCGTCCATGGTGAGGCCGTCGTAACCCACCTCGCGGAGCAGGTCGAGCACGGCTTCGTACAGCTCGCTCTCGCGCTCGGGCGTGAGTCGTGTGCGCGCCATGCTCTCCTCCTCACGGGAACGAAACGGTTTCGTACACCACGACCTTACGACGCCCCTTCACCGAAACGAAACCGTTTCGATGGTGTTCTGCGCCACAAGTTGCCGCGCCCCCTCGCTGCGGAAAGCATTGGGGGGTGAGCGACGCACCCGGGGCCGTCGGCCCGCACGAGAAGACCGCCACCGAGCAGCCCCCGGCCGCGCGGCGCGAGCGCCACGCGGCGCCCCCGCAAACCGCCCTGCCCCGCTCCTACCTCCGCTTCCCCCACCTCCACGGCGACCTCCTCTGCTTCGCCGCCGAGGACGACCTCTGGCTGGCACCGATCGTCCCCGCCGGTCAGCAGCCCGACCGGGCCTGGCGGCTCACCGTCGACCGGACCAGGGTCAGCCACCCCCGCTTCTCCCCCGACGGCCGGGACATCGCGTTCACCACATGGCGCAGCCTCGACCCCGAGGTCCACCTCACCCCGGTCGACGGCGGGCAGCCCGCCCGCAGGCTCAGCCACTGGGGCTCGCTCGACACCCGCGTCTGCGGGTGGACGCCCGAATCGAGCGACAGCGAGC from Streptomyces spiramyceticus carries:
- a CDS encoding TetR/AcrR family transcriptional regulator — protein: MARTRLTPERESELYEAVLDLLREVGYDGLTMDAVSTRTRSSKATLYRQWGSKPELVARALRHNKPVSVADIDTGTLRGDFHALVERTDDCQLERDSALMRGLAQAVHGNPDLHEALRELLIAPELTGLDVMLRRAVDRGEIPASTPALRYVPHMLVGAFVAQQLIEDRSPDRAFLADYLDAVVLPALGA